GGTTTACTTCGGAGGTTTTTCGGAAGTTCGATGGTATCGAACTTCCCCGAACCGTGGAACAGCAATATGAAATTGGCGCCCCGGTCAGCCGGGAAAGACTTCGCTACGGCGACCTGGTCTTTTTCCGCACGCAGGGGAGAGTGGTCTCTCATGTCGGGATTTATGTCGGATATAATGAATTTGTTCATTCTTCGTCTTCGACCGGCGTGATCATAAGCAGTACGGATGACAGTTATTGGAAAAAGAGGTTTATGGGAGCCCGGCGGCTTTTACAATAGTGCAGATATTATTGCAAAGGTCCTGGTTCCTGTCGGATACGCCATCAAGCCACTTAATATTCTCAATTGACCTGACCTCCCTGAGTTTATTTTATTTCACTGAAATTTCGTAAATAACTGTATGCCGAACGAAAAACTGGAAATGAAAATCAGGAATCTTCCCAATGCCCCGGGCGTTTACCTGTTCAGGAACAAAGAGGGGAAGATTATCTATATCGGCAAAGCCAAAAGCCTGAAGAACCGTGTCCGCACTTATTTCCAGTCAAATGGGAATCACGACCTCAAAACCTCCCGCTTGGTGACGTTGGTGGCCGACTTTGATCTGATGGTAACCGATTCCGAAATTGAGGCGCTGATTCTTGAGGCCAATCTGGTCAAGGAACATAAGCCCCGCTACAATATCAATCTCAAGGACGATAAGCATTTTCCTTATGTAAAAGTGATTATCAACGAACCCTTTCCTCGTGTGTTGGTCGTCCGGCGGCTGGAACGAGACGGCGCCCGCTATTTCGGCCCTTATACGAATTCCAAAGGGATGCGGAGAACGCTCGGCTTTCTTTGCAGTTTATTCAAAATCCGCACCTGCAATCTGACCATTCCGCACCCGAGCGGAAAAATCCAGAAGGTTTGCCTCGATTATCATATCGGCCGCTGCGGCGGCCCTTGTGAAGGATTTCAATCGGAAAAGGATTATCGCGAGCTGGTCGATTCGGTGATTCTTTTTCTGGCCGGAAAGAGCGAGACGTTGATAGAGAAACTCAAGAAACGGATGGCAGTGCTGTCTACCCGGATGAAATTCGAGGAAGCGGCCAGAGTCCGCGACCAGGT
This Candidatus Zixiibacteriota bacterium DNA region includes the following protein-coding sequences:
- a CDS encoding NlpC/P60 family protein, translated to MRSLLIIFFALTFLAGCVPAPRYRTGEATPPKRGDTERERPYRPSNQADKFEKVSTSRLLDLGAIIQSYLGRPYSGTSRYDDGLDCSRFTSEVFRKFDGIELPRTVEQQYEIGAPVSRERLRYGDLVFFRTQGRVVSHVGIYVGYNEFVHSSSSTGVIISSTDDSYWKKRFMGARRLLQ